From the Buteo buteo chromosome 1, bButBut1.hap1.1, whole genome shotgun sequence genome, one window contains:
- the MOB1B gene encoding MOB kinase activator 1B isoform X1, producing the protein MSFLFGSRSSKTFKPKKNIPEGSHQYELLKHAEATLGSGNLRMAVMLPEGEDLNEWVAVNTVDFFNQINMLYGTITDFCTEESCPVMSAGPKYEYHWADGTNIKKPIKCSAPKYIDYLMTWVQDQLDDETLFPSKIGVPFPKNFMSVAKTILKRLFRVYAHIYHQHFDPVIQLQEEAHLNTSFKHFIFFVQEFNLIDRRELAPLQELIEKLTSKDR; encoded by the exons TGGTAGTCGCTCTTCCAAAACCTTCAAACCAAAGAAGAACATTCCGGAGGGGTCTCACCAGTATGAGCTGCTAAAACATGCCGAAGCCACGCTTGGAAGCGGTAATCTCCGGATGGCCGTTATGCTTCCAGAGGGTGAAGACTTAAATGAATGGGTTGCAGTTAACA CTGTCGACTTCTTCAACCAGATTAATATGCTTTACGGAACCATTACAGACTTCTGCACAGAGGAGAGCTGCCCTGTGATGTCTGCTGGCCCaaa ATATGAGTACCACTGGGCAGATGGGACAAACATAAAGAAACCAATTAAGTGCTCTGCACCAAAGTACATTGATTACCTGATGACTTGGGTCCAGGATCAGCTGGATGATGAAACGctatttccttctaaaatag GTGTACCGTTCCCAAAGAATTTCATGTCAGTGGCAAAGACAATTTTAAAGCGTCTCTTCAGAGTTTATGCTCACATTTATCACCAGCACTTTGATCCAGTGATCCAGCTACAGGAAGAGGCACACCTTAACACTTCTTTCAAGCACTTTATATTTTTTGTTCAG GAATTCAACCTTATTGATAGAAGAGAACTTGCACCGCTTCAAGAACTGATTGAAAAACTCACCTCTAAGGACAGATAA
- the MOB1B gene encoding MOB kinase activator 1B isoform X2 has product MAVMLPEGEDLNEWVAVNTVDFFNQINMLYGTITDFCTEESCPVMSAGPKYEYHWADGTNIKKPIKCSAPKYIDYLMTWVQDQLDDETLFPSKIGVPFPKNFMSVAKTILKRLFRVYAHIYHQHFDPVIQLQEEAHLNTSFKHFIFFVQEFNLIDRRELAPLQELIEKLTSKDR; this is encoded by the exons ATGGCCGTTATGCTTCCAGAGGGTGAAGACTTAAATGAATGGGTTGCAGTTAACA CTGTCGACTTCTTCAACCAGATTAATATGCTTTACGGAACCATTACAGACTTCTGCACAGAGGAGAGCTGCCCTGTGATGTCTGCTGGCCCaaa ATATGAGTACCACTGGGCAGATGGGACAAACATAAAGAAACCAATTAAGTGCTCTGCACCAAAGTACATTGATTACCTGATGACTTGGGTCCAGGATCAGCTGGATGATGAAACGctatttccttctaaaatag GTGTACCGTTCCCAAAGAATTTCATGTCAGTGGCAAAGACAATTTTAAAGCGTCTCTTCAGAGTTTATGCTCACATTTATCACCAGCACTTTGATCCAGTGATCCAGCTACAGGAAGAGGCACACCTTAACACTTCTTTCAAGCACTTTATATTTTTTGTTCAG GAATTCAACCTTATTGATAGAAGAGAACTTGCACCGCTTCAAGAACTGATTGAAAAACTCACCTCTAAGGACAGATAA